One window of Vanessa cardui chromosome 5, ilVanCard2.1, whole genome shotgun sequence genomic DNA carries:
- the LOC124529968 gene encoding uncharacterized protein LOC124529968: MSNPNTRKSCVVPKCVNTTINSPEKLFFIVPKDIEMRKKWIKAMRRLDPFGDKSTVYCCEDHFDIENDMENYTKYKLVGGRIKLKQGIVPHKFKCQQQKEDEKPQRPAVEKLRRIEYYEKQLKQDVTSALEKHVKTEEIFVASSEAEIKTEDPLSSVNNDQRLEITKKNKAVQVNLKVYEPKLVHKSTMTENKYLKKKRVK, from the exons atgtcCAATCCAAATACAAGAAAATCATGTGTTGTGCCTAAATGTGTAAATACAACTATCAATTCGCcggaaaaattgttttttatagttcCCAAGGATATTGAAATGCGAAAAAAATGGATAAAAGCCATGAGGCGATTAGATCCATTTGGAGATAAAAGTACAGTTTATTGTTGTGAAGATCATTTTGAC atTGAGAATGATATGGAGAACTATACTAAATATAAGTTGGTCGGGggaagaattaaattaaaacaaggtATAGTTCCACACAAATTCAAATGTCAACAGCAAAAGGAAGATGAAAAACCTCAGAGACCTGCAGTAGAAAAACTTCGTCGTATAGAATATTATGAGAAACAGTTAAAACAAGATGTTACTTCGGCGTTAGAAAAACATGTAAAAACTGAAGAGATATTTGTTGCTAGTTCTGAAGCCGAAATAAAAACAGAGGATCCATTAAGTTCTGTAAATAATGATCAGCGtttagaaataacaaaaaaaaataaggcagTACAAGTAAACCTGAAAGTTTATGAACCTAAGCTTGTTCATAAATCAACCATGACTGAaaacaaatatctaaaaaaaaaaagagtaaaataa